ccattctattctgcttagaggagatttaaagagcttggagagagatgttatcccagtttctcaagtgggtgttttacgtggctcttttataacagacttaatgatgaaacaagaagctaGGTTGATTATGAAGCAGAGGCCATTGGAGTGCCtttattaatgagaggctatgatgtaataaatctgttgaataatatggcagattttgactACGACTGGCATtggaatccatcacttcagggttggattCACCAGTACCCACCTTATTGTCCAAACTCACCCCAACCAACTGATAAAGAAGAGAaactactatcacttctacaatcactttcaagagagattaatcgcttaacgtacatggtgagatccttatgtgataattcaatggCTCATAATTCAAAATGTACTAACTCCaataatgaaagttatgagagttattgGTACAATTAAGAATGATCCTTAGTTGAATACAAGCACTACTAGAAAAAtgggttttagtgacacacattaaGTAACTCTAAAActgtttagtgacacttcaccgCGCGTCACTAATGAGAGTGACTGGAAAGACaagttttagtgacacttcacgcGTGTCACTAAACACATTTACAGTTACTCTCTGCGCATCACTGTAGGTGTTAATAGCAACATACAAAGAGTGTCActgtatctttttttttaaaaaaaatttttattattatttttggtatatAGTGACCCACAAAAAATGCCActatattagtattttttttttaaaaaaataatatttaatacttttaagtaaaattttatatattataaataataatttaattaattatatatataaatataattaaatataaaatttataaattatactattatttattgttttaaataTATAGTATCCCTAAATAAGTAAAACCATATGTAATTCGTAgagcaattaataaataaatttaattaattaaacaattagctTTCATTCATCATCATACCCAATATAatatattctaaatataaattattttatcaataaaatcatataatatactctaaatatgaattcttttGCCAATAAAAGAATTTTTACAATGAAttcttgtttttttatttatttatttatctttttttttgtaaaaaaagaatACATTTCTTTATACACAAAAAGaaaaggctaattagcaattttttcgcccgaactttgacatataccaaatcatacctcctgaacttttttggccgttaaaaatttcccctaaactattgagattgttaaatttaaggacttttgtctaatttcattcaattttactatttcagtgatggTTAATGTACTAAAACATGctctccagactttgatatctaccaaattatactcctcaaactttgatatgtactaaatcatgcctcctgaactttcatccatgttagaattttttttactaaaattagacaaaagtccttaaatttaacaatcttaatagttcaggggaatttttaacggccaaaaaaatttaagggcataatttagtacatgtcaaaaatTGCTAATCAGCCAAAAGAAAATAGACAATATTCCAACACTTCAAACATTTTGAGCCTTTGACTATCGATGTTCTTGGAACACCATATTGGTCTGACTATGAGATAGCGAGAGAAAATGAGATTTGTAAAAAGAAATTAGGGTTTCATTTGTGATATTTGGAAGACATTAATGAGGCAGCCGCATCTGCTCCTTTTAAGGAGGGGGAAATcacttagggttttttttttagagaaaaagataaatgcaatattatataattgttgtgtttttaatttttttttttaaaaaaacccaTGCGTCTGACGTGACGTGATAGGGCCGATTTTCATGTAaagtattaaatatatatatatatttatatttttaattaattattacagctgtacttttatttttattttttaaaaaatagcatTATCATATAGTGACGCGCTAAGTGAGTCGGGAAATATTTATCCAATCGCACCTAGCGCGTCATTATATGCCatagatttttaaattaataaaaataaaaaaaaatttattttactctttagtgacactctatatttttagtgacatacATTACATGAGACTAACACTGAAAATTTAGAGTCTAATTATGCATGTCACAAAAAATCACTCCTAACTATTTAGTGACCTACACAAAACCGCACTTTTGTGCGTGTAACTAAATAGTGTCACTAAAAGGCAATATTATAGTAGTGAAGGAAGATAATAAACCTACAATTGAAGATGAAGATTCTTTTAAAGTGGTATTGACTCAAAATTAATTGGCTATATCAAATTCTTACTTGATAAATAATGAATGTCGTGCAGTGAATGAAATCATGGAAGAGAATGAATTCATCCATGATCAGgaaatcattgaatatgaaatcacaagcaagggtatggatagccaagtggagagtgagcaacaaaaagaagggttgttagatgaaagtgtagataTTGTGACATTGGAGGAGGAGGAAGTACATGGtatcattgattcgacttcatcaatgatattgactaataaaccaccaatggatttatatatttcatcaacaccatattatatcaTCTACaagctacgaaaggcttctccccaagctcatcatcatccaaagtcttatgttgttagTGCTGACTTGggttcaaactcatcacttttCAAGCTTGAAGGCtagtacaacaacaattttcaagttaTCTTGTATGACGCTTAttatgggcgtcaaccgctagttgatgtggcgctcagctaagtttccttttctttttctttaatgtcacattggggacaatgtgtcactttaaTGATGAAAGTATTTTGAAAACTACTCAAACCAGTCAAAATATGTAATAATTGAGTTGGATCACTgttagtaaaagaaaaaaaaggtaaaCAATACCTTActaaaaaaatcttacttttagtcacaattaaTAAAAGAGTTGTtactaaatataaattattattcatatGATGTGACTAAAGAGTCCGTGGCTAtatgtattagtcacaaaaattataatttgttgtgactaaatgtgtttttagtcacaataatacttattgtaactaaaactaaattagtgacaacttatattttagtcacaagtaactttttgttgtgactaaaagtcgcattaatcacaaaaaatttatgttgtaactaaaatgTTGTCACTAAAGTAACCGTTTTTAGTATTGTTAATTAGCAAGTTACAACTCAAACTACTTTTAATTTATTCTCATCATCATTAAGGAAAAACAAGTGATTTTCCATAAGAAAAGAAGAGATTACATGAAATGCATGTTATCAAGAGATCGGAATAAATGTTGTTTTCTAATAACATCACACTATTAACAAAAAATCTCATCATCTTAGTAGGTTTTTGACTTGGAAAATTTactaaattggaaaattcacTTGTAATAGTCCAATTAACAACACTTAATTAGAAGACTTGAACACGCCATTGCTCATTATGTTTCAATCTTTCTAATGTTTTTCTCCAATCGTCTCCTTCTTTCTTCGCAACATTCTTTAAAGTATTTTCGATTGGAATTGCCATTTCTCTCGGCCCAGCTAGGTATATGTATGCATTTCTTTTATTATGCAACAAATTAAACACATCTCTAGAGTGATCTCCAAAAATTTCGGGATCtctaaataaacatttaactcTGTTGATCATCCTAAAatgatgtatatttttttttattactatgtAGTGAAAGTTGCTAGGGTAGTCCTTTTGATATTGCTCAAATTCCTCTTTGTATAAAATACTACCATTACTAGACACTATATGAAATAACAAAACCTTCCCGTAATATTTTTGTTCatgattatttttattgaaaagaCGACCGACATGAGCTCTAAATGGAGCAATGCCAGTTTCAAACGTCGTAAATATGTGTGTAGTGTAAGGGTTTCGATCTCCCAAAAGCATTGCATGACCAGTAGGACCTGCGGTTAATTTCACATTTTTCATCAACATAATGTATACTCGagttaaatttcaaataatttgatTATCACGAGATAATTAGCCCTTGCCTGTAACTTGAATTTCATCTCCGGGGTTTAATTTGCATAGAAACTCGCTAGTTCTATTAGGGACTAGACGCACACATAAGCTAGTTGTTGTGTTGTCGAAATTTTCTCCATACCTAGAACACGCGCCAAAATAGTAACGAAGCTTTTTGGCGTCGCCTTGTTTAGAAACATTTTTGGCCtggtaattaaagaaaaatgacAAGGAATGTGTGTGCAAATATTAAACCATTTATCTCAAGAACATATTGATGAATCTATTTATTCTTAATTATTAACTTACTGAGGGCATGACACCAAAATATTGTCCTTCCAAGTATCGATTGGTAAATTGGCCATTATGATCAAATACAATATGATAAGTGTCATCTTTTGATGAATGATCAGAAATCTTCTCAACTGAAACAATGGTGGCTTTATGATAAGGATTATCATCATTTTTACCAATATTATCTGTGGATGAATTTGTGGGATCACTTTCACTCCACCTAATTATTCTTCTTGGTTCCTTATAATTGGTAAAAATTTGAACAATAATAAGGTCATCTTCAAAATTATTATACATTATTCTCATTTGAAGTACATAATAtatagaaataattaattacttttttttttgttatcctTATTATTTGGATTATAGTACTACTCATTAAGCACGTTTACTAGTAGTTTATAGGTCAACTTAAAAGTAGGATCctatataaccataatatataattattatcaaattaaaataaatgagactaaattgtaaaatataatACTTTATAGTGGTAGACACCATACACTTTAACACATTATTCTAGAATATATGATTAGATATGGAAATTCAAAAAGGGAATAGTTGTCATTGATGAGGGTAATcacttttatataatttattcaaaaaaaaaaaaaattaaaagacactTTGGcactttaaaaatatatctctcacaagaaacaataaaattaccacattatattttatttcattaaataaactttgaaaccatatataagatgctttttttagtaatataataATAGACTAAATCTTTGATCATGCAAATATTatgttattaatatatattttatgggatatgattttgtcccgttattgtactttcacggattgtaatccgtgatgtacgacagccgtcagatgagggagttatttgatctgacggctgagattgatctaggggtaattaggatTAAAAAGTATaaacgtaccctgacactcatttaatgtaccctgagacccatctaatgtactacggaatacattccgtgaaagtacatcacgggacaaaataattacatttattttacatctttattttacatttattcataaataattacctGGTAAAGATCACACGCCATTATGGATATTTGCTTAGACCAGTTTAGCAGCTTACTATTCTGCAAAAacattttaaacaataaataaactaaaaaaaaagcacccaattaattatttaaataacataaaatcatCAGATATCTTACGATATTTGATGAGAATCacggggttccatctcaaaaccaattgacaATCAGttgagtagcccatgttcttatatatgactcaatacttttacatttaatccatgtgaGACAATATTCTCCAATAATACTCAACACATGATCATAATATTTAAACACtacaatataattatttatttatatattgataatattttcgtcataatatatatctataaatatatatatatatatttatatatatgttgtagtaaaGATAGAGAAACCAACATTTATGAGGAAAGTGTTATTGTTAGGAGTGAGGACTCTTTCCATGCAAAATGTTGCATGTCCGTACATCTGTGGTAATTTCAATCCACACAAGGCCTGCAATAAtatcataattatataaatatatatatatatttatatatacatatatatatatatatttatgtatcaaACTCACAAACAAGAGTGAATCCATCTCAGGCCATCTCTATGTTAATTTAGGCCttaagtaaaaatcaaaattaaaacagTAACTCCTTGTTTGGATTATGGATTTTAGGATgaacaaaaaaatcataagatttcattttttttttttcat
This Cannabis sativa cultivar Pink pepper isolate KNU-18-1 chromosome 6, ASM2916894v1, whole genome shotgun sequence DNA region includes the following protein-coding sequences:
- the LOC133039017 gene encoding ferredoxin--NADP reductase, root isozyme 1, chloroplastic-like isoform X3 — translated: MACDLYQEPRRIIRWSESDPTNSSTDNIGKNDDNPYHKATIVSVEKISDHSSKDDTYHIVFDHNGQFTNRYLEGQYFGVMPSAKNVSKQGDAKKLRYYFGACSRYGENFDNTTTSLCVRLVPNRTSEFLCKLNPGDEIQVTGPTGHAMLLGDRNPYTTHIFTTFETGIAPFRAHVGRLFNKNNHEQKYYGKVLLFHIVSSNGSILYKEEFEQYQKDYPSNFHYIVIKKNIHHFRMINRVKCLFRDPEIFGDHSRDVFNLLHNKRNAYIYLAGPREMAIPIENTLKNVAKKEGDDWRKTLERLKHNEQWRVQVF
- the LOC133039017 gene encoding ferredoxin--NADP reductase, root isozyme 1, chloroplastic-like isoform X2, with the translated sequence MALILSRNSKLLNWSKQISIMACDLYQEPRRIIRWSESDPTNSSTDNIGKNDDNPYHKATIVSVEKISDHSSKDDTYHIVFDHNGQFTNRYLEGQYFGVMPSAKNVSKQGDAKKLRYYFGACSRYGENFDNTTTSLCVRLVPNRTSEFLCKLNPGDEIQVTGPTGHAMLLGDRNPYTTHIFTTFETGIAPFRAHVGRLFNKNNHEQKYYGKVLLFHIVSSNGSILYKEEFEQYQKDYPSNFHYIVIKKNIHHFRMINRVKCLFRDPEIFGDHSRDVFNLLHNKRNAYIYLAGPREMAIPIENTLKNVAKKEGDDWRKTLERLKHNEQWRVQVF
- the LOC133039017 gene encoding ferredoxin--NADP reductase, root isozyme 1, chloroplastic-like isoform X1, producing MALILSRALCGLKLPQMYGHATFCMERVLTPNNNTFLINNSKLLNWSKQISIMACDLYQEPRRIIRWSESDPTNSSTDNIGKNDDNPYHKATIVSVEKISDHSSKDDTYHIVFDHNGQFTNRYLEGQYFGVMPSAKNVSKQGDAKKLRYYFGACSRYGENFDNTTTSLCVRLVPNRTSEFLCKLNPGDEIQVTGPTGHAMLLGDRNPYTTHIFTTFETGIAPFRAHVGRLFNKNNHEQKYYGKVLLFHIVSSNGSILYKEEFEQYQKDYPSNFHYIVIKKNIHHFRMINRVKCLFRDPEIFGDHSRDVFNLLHNKRNAYIYLAGPREMAIPIENTLKNVAKKEGDDWRKTLERLKHNEQWRVQVF